The nucleotide sequence TGCCCGTTCGCTGCCGGTCACCTCGCATCGCTGTTCGATCTCACCGCTGGATATGCACGACTCCGCCGCCCTGTGCCGTCCTCGTCGGGCACCATCATGGCGGCGCGAACACTGTATGCAGTGGCTACAATCATCGGTGGATTCAACAGCGCGGTGGGCACTAGCGAGTAGCGACCCAGCGGGCAGCGGCTGTGCTGgccgctgtctgccgccgaggCGTAACGGCTCGGGCCTAGACTCCGAGTTCGTCATGTCGCTCGGTGCAACTTCCCTTGCGCCGGCTGACTCATGCATGCATCTACAAACTAACTAGCTAATTCCTCCCTTTGACTGCTATTTTCTCTGGTTGTACTGTTCCACAGCTTAGGCATTTAATATTTTGATGCAAGGTGGAGGTGAGGGAAgaaaacaacaagaagaaggattGTGGGAGGAAGTGGCGTGTCATGTGGCGGCTGAGAAGAGGGAGTGGCATGAAGATGACGAGGAGATGCATTTATCTACCACATCATGAGCATGAGATATCATCACATGTAAATAGTATATGACTCATATCACACATCCTTTCTTTTTGTAAAAACATTTTGTTAGCACATTTCTTGTTGTACATATAGTTTTTTTTAGCATGTGGCAACACATGGGCATCCAGCACTATGTGAATAAATTCACTTTTGGTCCATTTTAAACTTGCTAATTGGCTTCTTACAACTCACGATGGATCTTTGTAATTCAATGTCTGATCGAACATAGAGATGAAAGAACTAGGAATCCGCACGGACTCGGTGCACGCCTTGGTGGTGGATCAACACATACACAAGGGGAGGGGATTAGGGCGGAGAGCGGGGGGCATCACTCAATTTTAAAGGAGAGGGCTCTATTAGGAAAAGGAAAGGGTGTGTCATGGGACAGGGTTTCTGTATTGAGCCCACATGTTGAAAATAAGACAACCACATTTCTTCCCCACATATGGTCTGGATTTGGGGAGCCCAGACTGGGAGAAATGAGCTTCGACCTTGACGACAAACTTAATCATTTGTTTGATTCACTTATATGCACTATAGCCTGTAGCAACCGGTtatttttcgtctggtttttttgtcccacctcccaccacccccttcCATCGGTTTTCCTCTTCTCTTGTCTGgccggcaatacccaacgtatttatggtaatcaatcacaattaatccacgtatgcaaaggctataaactcagaaatctcatcaatccaggtatggtaaggtcatgaCTCAGAAAATTTCGAATAtgataattatatggtaataattTAGAAATCGAGCACTAAACCAATTTGAaaatcaaatcattgatgcaattAATCATCTAGATAGTTAATTACATATGCAATTAATTAGGTCCATTTGAATATGAATTTTTTCGCACTGAATCAATTTAAAAATTGAgttattaatgcaattaattaattTGTTAGCCAACGCCTACAGATAATTAGAAGTAGGGATATTTCCAATTAGTCAGATAATTAATTCATTTGGTTGGCAATTAATTAGGCATGTAGAGAAGTAGGTAGGTCATTCATTTTTTGTGTACCTAATTAATTAAGCAAGCAATTAGTCATGGTGAATCATTTTGAAAGCGCTTGTGGGCAAAAACAATCAACGGGCTCTCAGTTACATTGCAAACCACCGAGCACCGCTTGCCAACATGGACACCGGCCACCATGCGCTCGCAACATGGGCGACCTAGCATTCACCAAGATGGATGAAGTCTATGCTCCGCGGGATGTCCACTCGATGACGGTGGCCGAAATGTTCGCGGgtgaggacaacatgacacaacacTAGCTAGGTGGTTCATGCTATAGTAAAAAGGAAGAGTGTTCCAAAAACAAGAAGGAAAAAGAACTGAAGCCAAAGTGGTGCATGGTGTTGGAGAAAGTAAGAGTGTTCCAAATAATAAgagaaacaaaaagaaagaaagagtatTCTAGGAAATAAGTAGGAACGAGAACTAAAGTTGCCGAGGAATGAGAAAGAAGAAGATGAGGTATCGATGATGAACACATTAATGTTGACGTGGTGCTGGTTGGTGCCAATTAAACGGATTGGCGAAGAGGCATGGAGTAGAAGACGTAGGGaaatatgaagaagagaagaacgaCAATTATCCCTTCTAGCATATGGATGGAGGTGGAGCTTATTGGTGACTAGGAAAGATCTCTGTAGTTATTTGTTGTTTTGTGTTAATAGTATGTGTTAGTTTAACCCACTCTATTATAtcgtaaacaagaaaatttcaTCCTTACTGCAATGCATGGCGAAGATGAGTTGGCTGTCATATGCTTTTAATGGAAGTGGCGCCAGTGAGAGAAAAAACGAGAAATGTCTCGCTACGGCGGAAAATCGGTCAAGAATGAGAGGTTCCGACAGAAAAAGGAAAGGTGCGTCATTGGATGGTTTTTTTGTGTTGAACCCGGATGTTACAGATATTGCGGATAGCCCGTAGCAACGTACGGGCGTTCTGCTAGTAAACTGAAAATTTGAATGTTCAAATTTTTCATTTGAGGTTCGTTGGTTGTGAAGGCCGTAAAAACTCGGTATACTATTTACACTTGGCCCCCTCCCTCCCGTCATCAGAGTCTCTCTGCTTTGACCGAGGCGTCGCTGTCCCCTGCTCTCTTTCGTTTTCACCGACCAACACAACACAGCCACAGGAgggtaaaagagagagagagagagagagagagagagagagagacgaagcaAAGCCGCGGGCGAGCGGACGGAGGCCAGAACCCTACCAAAACcctacccctcctcctcctcctccgccccagccGCCCGGTTCCGCCACCCAGGGCTCCGGCCGGCCAGGAACGCCGACCTCGCTGGCTTCTTCCCCTTCCTCCGCACCGCAGCCGCAGGTCAGCGATTCTTAATTGCCCACTCCCCTTCTCGCGCCCCCATGCTTGTTGATGGTTCGACGAATCGTAGGTACGGGGGCAGCCGTGAAACCGTGCGTGAGGGTTTCTGTTGCATTTGGTTTGGTTTTCGAATCGGGGCGGGCGGATTTCTGTTGCCCGCCACAAAGTTCTGAAGCTTCTGCTTCTGCCGTGGGGGGCGCCTCATTCCGGTCAATTCGGTGGTTCCTGCGCGACCTACTCATCGATCGTCTATCTGTTGGTGGCAGGCAGATGCCCGAATTTCATGGTGGCATTGGGAAATGCTTGCCGCAAAATCTGCAGGCCGAAAAGTGTTGGTGGCTTAGTTGAAGCGCGGCCTCTCCCTGATACCAAGGTTGAGGCCCTATTCTGCAGTTTGGTGCATTGCAACCTCGGTTCGGCCGTTTGAGTCCGAGGATATTGCCCCGGTCGTCGCGTCGCGGCGCAGGTCCATGGGGATGGTAGGGTGCGTAACAGGAGGACGGTCAGTTAGGCTTCTCATCTGCATCGCTGGATGTGCCTAACGACCTTCCTGCTGCTGATGGCTTGGTGCAGTTTATTCAGTTATCATGGGATGCGATTCAGGCACTTGACCTTAATCCTGGGTAGCATGATTAGGCTATTTGGAATTCGTGCACAGCAGTGCCTCTGCATTTCGGATCCAtaaccatctactccctccgtatcaTAATATAATACGTTTTTGAAGTTCAATTTGAACTGCAAAATCGTCTTACATAATGGTACAGAGGTAAAAGCCCTACCCTTGGGCATTTAGGTCCTGAATTCCGAGGCCACCTAGCTCCCTGGGTGGTGCAGACCTTTCTCCAAGCCACAAGACACTTAGCCGCTGGGCAATTATCCTATCCATCCAAGAAGAAGGATCCTTGTATCTTGATGATTGCCGCATCTGAGCAGGGGCGGATCCAGTGGGAGGTTCCATGGGTACCACCCACTCCAAAAATGTAAAACAATATATACCATACATTTAATACTAGATGTCTACAACACAAAGTCTATTCTTGGTGTATTTGTTGGACTCAGTGATATTTAGACCAAAATATTTATTTGCAGTACaattttcaaaaaaacaaaaatatgtACATATATATATTGAAGTTACTTTATTCATATATTATATATAATATATTGTGGCACTCCTGGTTCTAGCATTCTAGATTCGCCTTTGACTGTGAGACATGTTATCCatgactaactaattttttttatcTGCTGTACTTTCAGGACAATGAGTTTGCCGAGGAACTGTGAGTCAAGGATTTCATCAGCACGGTTTAGAGGCCAGAGCCTAGTTCCCAATCCCGAGTCTATCGTGCAGGATGGACCGACATGCACATTTTACGCAATTATTGCATGCGCGATCATGCAGCTCCGACTAACCATGTTCAAGTTGGGCCTCATATGCAACATCTTCTTTGATGCGCGTTCTTTCGTTTCTCAGTATGTCAGGAGGTATGGACCACTTGATTGTGATCCTGGCCCAAGGGAGAAACGGGCTCTGATCATGTTCAGGGATGAAGGCATACCAGCATACGACTTCTCTGGTAGCCCTCCATTCATCCCCAGACTGATGAAGATCAAGGAGTTTACATCCTTCCCTCCTTTGCCCGATCCCTCTAGGCCAGGTTCTCAGCTTGTCTTGACTTTTGAGTTCGTTGCTTACCTGATTCAGCAAGGAAGACCCGTGCTTGGAAGTTTCCCTGTCCGGTTAGATAAGGACAGTCAGGGTTTTACAGAGTTTGACAAGTTGGGTGATAATATATATGACTACTGGTCACCGACACTGCCTTGCGACCCCAACCTGCAGCCTGCAACCCACCTTGTCACTTTTGTGGATTATGGTAAGGCTGAAGATAGACCGTTCTTAAAGTTTGTGAACACTCACGGCCGGACATGGGGAGCGGATGGGTTTGGCAAGATATTCTTCAGTTCTATCTATCAGAGAGACGACACTTTCTGTTTCCACGTCCTGTCATTCGATGAGCCCTTACCTTCCTCTTCGCCCCCGTCACATACGGCCATCAGTGATCGGTTCACACTGCCGCCACCACCTACAGTGCAACCGCCATTTCGCGGTTGGCATGGTATTCAAATCACTGAACCCATCTATGAGGCTGTGCAAGTGAGTAGCTAATTCAATTTTACAAAGATTCTGTTTACTCGTGCATTTAATGTTTGGCGATGAGCATGTTGTTGTTGGATCGTATCTTTCCTTTTCTGCTTTTCCATAAAAACTTGCTCAGAAACTAATAATGTTCTGTACATTATAGGTGAGGAATGTAAAGGTCGCTAAAATCTCCCTAAGTGCAGCTGTGCAGGACCGTGAGGAGTTATTTTCCTTTTCAGGAGACACTGAACATGTGGatatgcagaggtttgtagaataTGCAATTTGAACGCAGCAAGACCACACTTCGGtttttatttttgcaaataggcCTTTCATTAGCATTCTCCAATGTCGATG is from Triticum aestivum cultivar Chinese Spring chromosome 3A, IWGSC CS RefSeq v2.1, whole genome shotgun sequence and encodes:
- the LOC123058842 gene encoding uncharacterized protein, producing MSLPRNCESRISSARFRGQSLVPNPESIVQDGPTCTFYAIIACAIMQLRLTMFKLGLICNIFFDARSFVSQYVRRYGPLDCDPGPREKRALIMFRDEGIPAYDFSGSPPFIPRLMKIKEFTSFPPLPDPSRPGSQLVLTFEFVAYLIQQGRPVLGSFPVRLDKDSQGFTEFDKLGDNIYDYWSPTLPCDPNLQPATHLVTFVDYGKAEDRPFLKFVNTHGRTWGADGFGKIFFSSIYQRDDTFCFHVLSFDEPLPSSSPPSHTAISDRFTLPPPPTVQPPFRGWHGIQITEPIYEAVQVRNVKVAKISLSAAVQDREELFSFSGDTEHVDMQSHDEVSQGAYVTSKYAQGAHTLHLPSPAPEHQPRPTASVPPVRTVKVAHVSLSATVQDIKEFFSFSGDITCRSAEW